A single window of Pseudomonas benzenivorans DNA harbors:
- a CDS encoding DNRLRE domain-containing protein, producing MKGASRPRRGGQKGYVLLVVMVTLTLVAAIALQLSRQSGLEAAMVRGEAATTQVRYVAEAGLNHGLWRLDQLGCSADPSLGATAFGGHSYSVSVTPTSGSPVTLSASAALAGGASLSIRRERQRRYAPPGSPLVLQPNAAQGKDTFLYQWKPVWNYGGSGNLDAGDNGWDSTWRALLQFDLSAIPASARIVSATLALYQNNPSMSPGRLGVRRIRTAWTEGSNNGASGSGATWSESAPGVPWATAGGDLDGSAFASTQMTNTVGWFSWDIGKLVAGWVAGEYPNHGLALVHETPWAAGRFSSSDASDPAQRPKLTVTYACECGQSCGALAVPKPGVLLVVPDPAAPDAQDSARKALIESFNYSVRLIDDDAPHFTFDQALTDVRAIYVSLQSNSAGLGTRLRNASVGIVNEHGGLAADLGLSANSNVTAARNSINVLDNSHYLTSPFAIASTIITRSNQPMIILGGQKAPGLIILADALPSTSAQILSLVDSGGGLYGGGTAPARRVQLPWGAPGFDIKALDSNGEGLMRRAVEWAAGMDTKLPAGGSQVMLIVASDTYIRESSISSYGSSSSLSVGRSNGQGHNMHSLLRFDLSTLPPGSRINSATLRLFAGARNGAEPFSIKAHRMTQTWEAEAATWTNANAATNWSGGPGGSYAPTAVATLAATGTGWYQWNLAPLVQEWVDGLSPNQGVGLIHTAVSSNNRVDFHSLEGASRPQLVIEYSPP from the coding sequence GTGAAGGGCGCCAGCCGGCCGCGCCGGGGCGGCCAGAAGGGCTACGTGCTGCTGGTGGTCATGGTGACCCTGACCCTGGTCGCCGCCATCGCCCTGCAACTGAGCCGGCAAAGCGGCCTGGAGGCGGCCATGGTGCGCGGCGAGGCGGCCACCACGCAGGTGCGCTATGTCGCCGAGGCCGGCCTCAATCACGGCCTCTGGCGGCTCGACCAGCTCGGCTGCAGCGCCGATCCCAGTCTCGGCGCGACCGCCTTCGGCGGCCACAGCTACAGCGTCAGCGTGACCCCGACCAGCGGCTCGCCGGTGACCCTCAGCGCCAGCGCGGCACTGGCCGGCGGCGCCAGTCTGAGCATCCGCCGCGAGCGCCAGCGCCGTTACGCGCCGCCCGGCAGCCCGCTGGTGCTGCAACCCAATGCGGCCCAGGGCAAGGACACCTTTCTCTACCAGTGGAAGCCGGTCTGGAATTACGGCGGCTCCGGCAACCTGGATGCCGGCGACAATGGCTGGGACAGCACGTGGCGGGCGCTGCTGCAGTTCGACCTCAGCGCCATTCCCGCCAGCGCGCGCATCGTCTCGGCGACCCTGGCCCTCTACCAGAACAACCCATCGATGAGCCCCGGCCGCCTTGGCGTGAGACGGATCAGGACGGCCTGGACCGAAGGTAGCAACAACGGCGCGAGCGGCAGCGGGGCCACCTGGAGCGAAAGCGCCCCCGGTGTGCCCTGGGCCACTGCCGGCGGCGATCTGGACGGCAGTGCCTTCGCCAGTACCCAAATGACCAATACGGTCGGCTGGTTCAGCTGGGATATCGGCAAGCTGGTGGCCGGCTGGGTGGCCGGCGAATACCCCAACCACGGGCTGGCCCTGGTCCACGAGACCCCCTGGGCCGCCGGCCGCTTTTCCAGCAGCGATGCCAGCGACCCGGCGCAGCGGCCCAAGCTGACCGTTACCTATGCCTGCGAGTGCGGCCAGAGCTGCGGCGCGCTCGCCGTGCCGAAGCCCGGTGTGCTGCTGGTGGTGCCCGACCCGGCGGCGCCGGATGCACAGGACAGCGCGCGCAAGGCGCTGATCGAGTCGTTCAACTACAGCGTCCGTCTGATCGACGACGATGCTCCGCACTTCACCTTCGACCAGGCGCTGACGGACGTGAGGGCCATCTACGTGAGCCTGCAAAGCAACAGTGCCGGTCTCGGCACGCGCCTGCGCAACGCCTCCGTGGGCATCGTCAACGAGCACGGCGGCCTGGCGGCCGATCTGGGCCTGTCGGCCAACAGTAACGTGACGGCCGCGCGCAACAGCATCAACGTGCTCGACAACAGCCATTACCTGACATCGCCCTTTGCCATTGCATCGACCATCATCACCCGGTCGAACCAGCCGATGATCATCCTCGGCGGCCAGAAGGCCCCGGGCCTGATCATTCTGGCCGATGCCCTGCCTTCGACCAGCGCGCAGATACTCTCGCTGGTCGACAGCGGCGGCGGCCTCTACGGCGGCGGCACGGCCCCGGCGCGGCGGGTGCAGTTGCCCTGGGGCGCGCCGGGCTTCGACATCAAAGCCCTCGACAGCAACGGTGAGGGCCTGATGCGCCGGGCCGTTGAATGGGCTGCGGGGATGGATACCAAGCTGCCGGCGGGCGGCAGCCAGGTGATGCTGATCGTCGCCAGTGACACCTACATCCGCGAATCCTCGATCAGCAGTTACGGCAGCAGCAGTTCGCTGAGCGTCGGGCGCAGCAACGGGCAGGGGCACAACATGCACAGCCTGCTGCGTTTCGACCTGAGCACGTTGCCGCCCGGTTCGCGGATCAATTCCGCGACCCTGCGCCTGTTTGCCGGCGCCCGCAACGGCGCCGAGCCCTTCAGCATCAAGGCGCACCGCATGACCCAGACCTGGGAAGCTGAGGCGGCCACCTGGACCAACGCCAACGCCGCCACCAACTGGAGCGGCGGCCCTGGCGGCAGCTACGCGCCGACGGCGGTGGCCACGCTGGCGGCGACGGGCACCGGCTGGTACCAGTGGAACCTGGCCCCCTTGGTCCAGGAGTGGGTCGATGGGCTCAGCCCCAACCAGGGCGTGGGGCTGATACACACGGCGGTCTCGTCGAACAACCGCGTCGATTTCCACAGCCTCGAGGGGGCCAGCCGGCCACAACTGGTGATCGAGTACAGTCCGCCCTGA
- a CDS encoding PilW family protein has product MSKSLRAGRRPIKGQPQSGFSLLELTLTVAIAALLMAGLSGVVGTSLRLQAQAQTSNELTGQARFALERMAAAVQGSRRLLLPLADSPKTNWPEHIRMQSVPAQPPQGSSSKATAVLAVTLDPTLDLDADGWADANNDKDYLDLNKNGVRDPGEPERIDEDPSHDNSSDGAPGLRGIDDDGDGLVDEGSDNTDNDEDGLIKEDKLDGLDNDGDGSVDEDLPSDLNMDLKAGVAGVDDDFDGLIDESPPPDDDEDGRNDEDWFDPVVFYLNGSDLIERWPSLVDTNGDGLVTGADFTESVIASSVSHFRIERVALSNGRAVLLDLTLELSGSGGQKRRFNTRLRLGARL; this is encoded by the coding sequence ATGAGCAAGTCGCTGCGGGCCGGCCGGCGCCCGATCAAGGGTCAGCCGCAGTCGGGCTTCAGCCTGCTCGAGCTGACCCTGACGGTGGCCATCGCGGCGTTGCTGATGGCCGGCCTGTCCGGGGTGGTCGGCACCAGCCTGCGCTTGCAGGCCCAGGCCCAGACGAGCAACGAGCTGACCGGTCAGGCCCGTTTCGCCCTCGAGCGCATGGCCGCCGCGGTACAGGGCTCGCGGCGCCTGCTGCTGCCGCTGGCCGACAGCCCCAAGACCAACTGGCCCGAGCATATCCGCATGCAGAGCGTGCCGGCGCAACCGCCGCAGGGCAGCAGCAGCAAGGCCACCGCGGTGCTGGCGGTGACCCTCGACCCGACCCTGGATCTGGATGCCGATGGCTGGGCCGATGCCAACAACGACAAGGACTACCTCGATTTGAACAAAAACGGCGTGCGCGACCCTGGTGAGCCCGAGCGCATCGACGAGGACCCGAGTCACGACAACAGCAGTGACGGAGCGCCCGGCCTTCGCGGCATCGACGACGACGGCGATGGCCTGGTCGATGAGGGCTCGGACAATACCGACAACGACGAGGACGGCCTGATCAAGGAGGACAAGCTCGACGGCCTCGACAACGATGGTGACGGCAGCGTCGATGAGGATCTGCCCAGTGACCTCAATATGGACCTGAAGGCCGGCGTGGCCGGCGTCGACGACGATTTCGACGGCCTGATCGACGAAAGCCCACCGCCCGACGACGACGAAGACGGCAGGAATGACGAGGACTGGTTCGACCCGGTGGTCTTCTACCTCAACGGCAGCGACCTGATCGAGCGCTGGCCGTCCCTGGTCGACACCAACGGCGACGGCCTGGTGACCGGCGCGGACTTCACCGAGAGCGTGATCGCCAGTTCGGTCAGCCACTTCCGGATCGAACGCGTCGCCTTGAGCAACGGCCGGGCCGTACTGCTGGACCTGACCCTGGAGTTGAGCGGCAGCGGCGGCCAGAAGCGCCGCTTCAACACCCGCCTTCGCCTCGGAGCGCGCTTGTGA
- the pilM gene encoding pilus assembly protein PilM, with the protein MGLVLPEHNKARYGAIGLEFALGKLNVAQLRQHQGDMQIQACASVPYGQDREQLLHSARALKPLLTQLLRQHPFKGRRVVTTLPAAMVRTLSLNYRAAGEQGDAAVIFELLQGRLKENLDELVIDYIPTRQDPERADRSAIVAITRREEVIGYLELLRNAGLEVEGLEIGQVAIRRLITSLTGGASTEHNLVINFASRRSYITLISGRRLLFDHRMDFGEETLLQRLSAELQIDAEMIRAMLADPESADDSTELQGLVMEVLLPDLMHLAEEINRALLYAASELHGQAVTRVYMLGSLARWQGLHGQLRRLINIEVVLPDPLSAFADSFAYRGLRQDLCIATGLALRGLGVDA; encoded by the coding sequence ATGGGACTGGTACTGCCTGAACACAACAAGGCTCGCTACGGGGCCATTGGGCTGGAGTTCGCCCTGGGCAAGCTCAATGTGGCGCAACTGCGCCAGCACCAGGGGGACATGCAGATCCAGGCCTGCGCCTCGGTGCCCTATGGCCAGGATCGTGAGCAGTTGTTGCATTCGGCCCGGGCGCTGAAGCCGCTGCTGACCCAGCTGCTGCGTCAGCACCCGTTCAAGGGGCGGCGCGTGGTCACCACCCTGCCGGCGGCCATGGTGCGTACCCTGTCGCTGAATTATCGGGCGGCGGGCGAGCAGGGCGACGCCGCGGTGATTTTCGAACTGTTGCAGGGACGCCTGAAGGAGAATCTGGACGAACTGGTGATCGACTACATACCGACCCGCCAGGACCCGGAGCGCGCGGATCGCTCCGCGATCGTGGCCATCACCCGGCGTGAGGAGGTGATCGGCTATCTGGAACTGCTGCGCAACGCTGGGCTGGAGGTCGAGGGGCTGGAGATCGGCCAGGTGGCCATTCGCCGCCTGATTACCAGCCTGACCGGAGGCGCCAGCACCGAGCACAATCTGGTGATCAATTTCGCCAGCCGGCGCAGCTACATCACCCTGATATCCGGCCGCCGCCTGCTGTTCGATCACCGCATGGACTTCGGCGAGGAGACGCTGCTGCAGCGCCTGTCCGCGGAGCTGCAAATCGATGCCGAGATGATCAGGGCAATGCTGGCGGATCCTGAGTCGGCGGACGACAGCACGGAGCTGCAGGGCCTGGTCATGGAGGTGCTGCTGCCGGACCTGATGCACCTCGCCGAGGAGATCAATCGAGCATTGCTGTACGCCGCCTCGGAGCTGCACGGCCAGGCTGTCACGCGCGTTTATATGCTCGGCAGCTTGGCGCGTTGGCAGGGACTGCACGGTCAGCTGAGGCGTTTGATCAACATCGAGGTAGTCTTGCCCGATCCGCTATCGGCATTCGCCGATAGTTTCGCCTACAGGGGGCTGCGCCAGGATCTGTGCATCGCCACGGGCCTGGCATTGAGGGGGCTGGGCGTCGATGCATGA
- a CDS encoding type IV pilin protein: MCRKNPQAVRGFTLVELLIVVIILAVLAAIVVPQFASSTEDAKSAAADSSLANLRSTIDLYYQQHGKYPAAVTAVPTKACSGTAGTGALTTEAAFLAQLTLYSDADGGTCSVLDATNHKFGPYLKKATMPADPFMNVSTVQVVSTGDLNMLASGTTGGWKYDTLTGKVIINHTDHDDR; this comes from the coding sequence ATGTGCCGGAAAAATCCCCAAGCTGTGCGTGGTTTTACCCTGGTGGAGTTGCTGATCGTGGTGATCATTCTCGCCGTCTTGGCGGCGATCGTGGTGCCACAGTTCGCGTCCTCCACGGAAGACGCCAAATCCGCCGCGGCCGACAGTTCCCTGGCCAATCTGCGCTCGACCATCGACCTGTACTACCAGCAGCATGGCAAGTATCCGGCCGCGGTGACCGCGGTACCGACCAAGGCGTGCAGTGGAACCGCCGGTACCGGCGCCCTCACTACCGAGGCGGCCTTCCTCGCCCAGCTGACCCTCTACAGCGATGCCGATGGGGGCACCTGCTCGGTGCTCGACGCCACCAACCACAAGTTCGGGCCCTACCTGAAGAAGGCCACCATGCCGGCCGACCCCTTCATGAACGTCTCGACTGTGCAGGTGGTCTCCACCGGTGACCTGAACATGCTCGCCAGCGGTACCACCGGCGGCTGGAAGTACGACACCCTCACGGGCAAGGTCATCATCAACCACACCGATCACGACGACCGCTAA
- a CDS encoding GGDEF domain-containing protein: MAGLGQRRQQFTEGLKTLWADGRFVGKELSAYAEARMFKQVRDGIMLLGLVALMLLSCGAAFYAWIGLDQPLDQRYVYTFSVLALLALNTIVSSLAVKQTRILYLLAITLLVMSGSAFVLLAHQTGSLNAALLSSVVLLFMVVPLVPWGVREASLVVVLIYLVFTLSTFSVSGRFEEQTLWGLQFLMIGSALITLIVVARNAGVRRQDIESHYLLEQSRQEMELLSFKDPLTGAWNRRFLEHNFAQLLEDLRRRGEPCHLALLDLDDFKGLNDSCGHQAGDLALQRLVRVLQEQLDPTALVIRLGGDEFLLLLAAADPQALLAGCAEALLRDPLLRRQPSMRPVRFSVGLSALVGSGECNLEQAYRTADQALYSAKRNRTAPAAARPQRPLSGPGALL, encoded by the coding sequence ATGGCAGGGCTAGGGCAGCGCAGGCAGCAGTTTACCGAAGGTCTGAAAACCCTCTGGGCCGATGGCCGCTTCGTCGGCAAGGAACTCAGCGCCTACGCCGAGGCGCGCATGTTCAAGCAGGTGCGCGACGGCATCATGCTGCTGGGACTGGTGGCGCTGATGCTGCTCAGCTGCGGGGCCGCCTTCTACGCTTGGATCGGCCTCGACCAGCCACTTGATCAGCGCTATGTCTACACCTTCTCGGTGCTCGCCCTGCTGGCCCTGAACACCATCGTCTCCTCCCTGGCCGTCAAGCAGACCCGCATTCTCTACCTGCTGGCCATCACCCTGCTGGTGATGAGCGGCTCGGCCTTCGTCCTCCTGGCCCATCAGACCGGTTCGCTCAATGCGGCGCTGCTCTCCAGCGTGGTGCTGCTGTTCATGGTGGTGCCGCTGGTGCCCTGGGGCGTGCGCGAGGCGAGTCTGGTGGTGGTGCTGATCTACCTGGTGTTCACCCTCTCGACCTTTAGCGTATCCGGGCGATTCGAAGAGCAGACCCTGTGGGGGCTGCAGTTTCTGATGATCGGCTCGGCGCTGATCACGTTGATCGTGGTGGCGCGCAACGCCGGGGTGCGTCGGCAGGACATCGAGTCGCACTACCTGCTGGAGCAGTCGCGTCAGGAAATGGAGCTGCTCTCGTTCAAGGATCCTTTGACCGGGGCCTGGAATCGGCGCTTTCTCGAGCATAACTTCGCCCAGCTGCTCGAGGACCTGCGCCGTCGCGGTGAGCCCTGCCACCTGGCGCTGCTGGATCTGGACGACTTCAAGGGGCTCAACGACAGTTGCGGCCACCAGGCCGGTGATCTGGCGCTGCAGCGGCTGGTACGGGTGCTTCAGGAGCAGCTGGACCCCACCGCCTTGGTGATTCGCCTGGGCGGTGACGAGTTCTTGCTGCTGCTGGCGGCGGCCGACCCGCAGGCCCTGCTCGCGGGCTGTGCCGAGGCGCTGCTGCGCGATCCGCTGCTCAGGCGCCAGCCGTCGATGCGGCCGGTGCGCTTCAGCGTCGGCCTGAGCGCGCTGGTCGGCAGCGGCGAGTGCAACCTGGAGCAGGCCTATCGCACCGCCGATCAGGCGCTGTATAGCGCCAAGCGCAACCGAACTGCGCCTGCTGCAGCCCGGCCGCAGCGCCCGTTATCGGGCCCGGGGGCGCTTCTGTGA
- a CDS encoding pilus assembly FimT family protein, whose product MRGVAAGRGLSLVELLAVVAILGGLALVALPGLSAGDPEKLDRAAAEVAAAIRFARAEAQRTGIEHGVELNPGTQQLRLYRLDTGGGPTAVYDVRHPLDKRFYQLSFGSAPLLGGVRLQSAQFLYQGSATARSLVGFIAGGQPSHNDAGTQRLLSSGTAVLSYRGRQRTLLVTPLSGRVTVQ is encoded by the coding sequence ATGCGCGGCGTTGCAGCCGGCCGAGGGCTGAGCCTGGTCGAACTGCTGGCGGTCGTGGCGATCCTCGGCGGGCTGGCCCTGGTGGCGCTGCCCGGGCTCTCCGCCGGCGACCCTGAGAAGCTCGACCGGGCGGCGGCCGAAGTGGCCGCGGCCATCCGCTTCGCTCGGGCCGAGGCGCAGCGCACCGGCATCGAGCATGGCGTGGAACTCAACCCCGGCACCCAGCAGCTGCGGCTCTACCGGTTGGATACAGGTGGCGGGCCTACAGCGGTCTACGACGTGCGCCATCCGCTCGACAAACGCTTCTACCAGCTGAGCTTCGGCAGCGCCCCTCTGCTGGGCGGCGTGCGCCTGCAGAGCGCGCAATTCCTCTACCAGGGCTCGGCCACGGCCCGTAGCCTGGTCGGCTTTATCGCCGGCGGCCAGCCGAGCCACAACGACGCCGGTACCCAGCGCCTGCTGAGCAGTGGCACGGCAGTGTTGAGCTACCGCGGGCGCCAGCGCACCTTGCTGGTGACGCCGCTGTCCGGCCGGGTGACGGTGCAATGA
- a CDS encoding type II secretion system F family protein, translating into MPLTVDTAQKAARAPASPLAGFGKLLQPKAGAQERIFFTEQLALLLETGTSMHVALNTMEQHVSNPMMASILRDLARQVSEGRSLSQALSTHPALFSTTYVNLVAASEEGGFLLPVLGRLLEHDEKRQQLRRTLISAASYPVFLILFSLAVVVFVLVAVFPKFEAMFSAIKDQLPWTTQVLMLLSDLVRHHWPWLAIAAGLLGAGAWYLAATPRGRMHLDRLKLSLPLISRVYIQIYMVESLRVLGMSLANGVSVRDALVSARDVVKNQLFQNFICQLEEQVKEGKGLAMGFRQSPLIPVLVQQMVATGEETGNLPKVLERLAGFYERELSKQLEMLSRLAEPLMLVVMGAVVGLLVSSLILPIFKLSQVVH; encoded by the coding sequence ATGCCGCTAACGGTTGATACCGCACAGAAGGCCGCGCGTGCCCCGGCCAGCCCGCTGGCGGGCTTCGGTAAGCTGCTGCAGCCAAAGGCTGGCGCCCAGGAGCGCATTTTCTTTACCGAGCAGCTGGCGCTGCTGCTGGAAACCGGCACCAGCATGCATGTGGCGCTCAACACCATGGAGCAGCATGTCAGCAATCCGATGATGGCCAGTATCCTGCGCGACCTGGCCCGCCAGGTTTCCGAGGGGCGCTCGCTGTCCCAGGCGCTAAGCACCCATCCGGCATTGTTCAGCACGACCTACGTCAACCTGGTCGCCGCCAGCGAGGAGGGCGGTTTCCTGTTGCCCGTGCTGGGCCGCCTGCTCGAACATGACGAAAAGCGCCAGCAGCTCAGGCGAACCCTGATTTCGGCCGCCTCCTATCCGGTCTTCCTGATCCTGTTCTCGCTGGCGGTGGTGGTATTCGTGCTGGTAGCGGTGTTCCCCAAGTTCGAGGCCATGTTCAGCGCCATCAAGGACCAGCTGCCCTGGACCACCCAGGTGCTGATGCTGCTCAGCGACCTGGTGCGCCATCACTGGCCCTGGCTGGCGATCGCCGCCGGCCTGCTCGGCGCTGGGGCCTGGTACTTGGCGGCAACCCCCCGGGGACGGATGCACCTGGATCGGCTCAAGCTCTCGCTGCCGCTGATCAGCCGGGTCTATATTCAGATCTACATGGTCGAGTCGCTGCGGGTGCTGGGGATGTCCCTGGCCAACGGAGTGAGCGTGCGCGACGCCTTGGTCTCGGCCCGGGACGTGGTCAAGAATCAGCTGTTTCAAAACTTCATCTGCCAGCTCGAGGAACAGGTAAAAGAAGGCAAGGGCCTGGCCATGGGCTTTCGCCAATCGCCGCTGATTCCCGTGCTGGTGCAGCAGATGGTGGCCACCGGGGAGGAGACCGGCAATCTGCCCAAGGTGTTGGAGCGCCTGGCTGGTTTCTATGAGCGGGAGCTGAGCAAGCAGCTGGAGATGCTGTCGCGCCTGGCCGAGCCGTTGATGCTGGTGGTGATGGGGGCGGTGGTCGGGCTGCTGGTCAGTTCGCTGATCCTGCCGATCTTCAAACTCTCCCAGGTGGTGCATTGA
- a CDS encoding ATPase, T2SS/T4P/T4SS family, with translation MLHAKIGVIAYLTPLGSLQAGEAREALRQCSSARCEQGECQQVIDLSRGATLSSAVLELLLDIQEQLGPRGGSLRIANASDVAGEVLQFTGVCELVELTEAGPRWVQCKSSEAASGLPRLGDILLQRGQLSEQQLAEVIELQQRLGKRMGQIVTERGWVSETHLLEALSLQMGLHFINLRPGLFDPMSAQLVDAATCERLGVVPLFKLRSELLVATADPQDMPALDELEELTGLHIKSVLACREAIERVIGLARADSQLSDLQLIGEAEQDLEVMQSPLPEDYAQIDEMAQGSPVVNMVNAIIQRAVCDGVSDIHIEPGRGHAKVRYRIDGVLYQVLAPRMELIPAMVSRLKVMANLDIAERRLPQDGRIQVQTKGKAVDLRFSSLPGLYGEKVVLRILDKNQALLDVNKLGMDERNLQAYKRLLSRSYGLILVTGPTGSGKTTSLYAAINELNSIEKNIVTIEDPVEYQIDVVNQNEVRERIGLTFAKLLKHVLRQDPDIVLVGEIRDRETAEIAVQAALTGHLVLSTLHTNNSCGAITRMIDMGIEPYLLASALVGVVAQRLVRRICSHCKSQYLAPVELCSHYGWPQDGTVKLARGRGCEKCYDSGYRSRLGIHEILPATSELQQLIIKNPSLESLQQYMREQQIASLFEDGLARVREQLTSVEEIARVVNS, from the coding sequence GTGTTGCACGCGAAAATCGGTGTCATCGCCTACCTGACGCCGCTCGGCTCGCTGCAGGCGGGCGAAGCTCGGGAGGCGCTGCGCCAGTGCTCCAGCGCCCGCTGCGAGCAAGGCGAGTGCCAGCAGGTGATCGATCTGTCCAGGGGCGCCACCCTGAGCAGCGCGGTGCTGGAGCTGTTGCTGGATATCCAGGAGCAACTGGGTCCCCGGGGTGGCAGCCTGCGCATCGCCAATGCCAGCGACGTGGCAGGAGAAGTGCTGCAGTTCACCGGTGTCTGCGAGCTGGTGGAGTTGACCGAGGCCGGTCCGCGCTGGGTTCAGTGCAAGTCATCCGAAGCGGCCTCGGGCCTGCCTCGGCTCGGCGACATACTGCTGCAGCGTGGCCAACTCAGCGAACAGCAACTGGCCGAAGTCATCGAATTGCAGCAGCGGCTGGGCAAGCGCATGGGGCAGATCGTTACCGAACGTGGTTGGGTTTCGGAAACCCACCTGCTCGAGGCATTGAGCCTGCAGATGGGCTTGCATTTCATCAACCTTCGCCCGGGCCTGTTTGATCCGATGAGTGCGCAACTGGTCGATGCCGCCACCTGCGAGCGCCTGGGCGTGGTGCCGCTGTTCAAGCTGCGCAGCGAGTTGCTGGTGGCCACCGCTGATCCTCAGGACATGCCGGCGCTCGACGAGCTGGAGGAGCTGACCGGTCTACACATCAAGTCAGTCCTGGCCTGCCGCGAAGCGATCGAGAGGGTGATCGGCCTGGCCCGTGCCGACAGCCAGTTGAGCGACCTGCAGCTGATTGGCGAGGCGGAGCAGGACTTGGAGGTGATGCAGTCGCCGCTGCCGGAGGACTATGCCCAGATCGACGAAATGGCCCAGGGCAGCCCGGTGGTCAACATGGTCAACGCCATCATCCAGAGGGCGGTGTGTGACGGCGTCAGCGATATCCACATCGAGCCCGGCCGTGGTCATGCCAAGGTGCGCTACCGCATCGACGGCGTGCTCTACCAGGTACTCGCGCCGCGCATGGAGTTGATCCCGGCGATGGTTTCGCGGCTCAAGGTCATGGCCAACCTGGACATCGCCGAACGGCGGCTGCCGCAGGATGGTCGCATCCAGGTGCAGACCAAGGGCAAGGCGGTGGACCTGCGCTTCAGCTCGCTGCCGGGGCTCTACGGCGAGAAGGTGGTGCTGCGGATCCTGGACAAGAACCAGGCCCTGCTCGACGTCAACAAGCTGGGCATGGACGAGCGCAACCTGCAGGCCTACAAGCGTCTGTTGTCGCGCAGTTACGGCCTGATCCTGGTGACCGGCCCGACGGGTAGCGGCAAGACCACCAGTCTCTATGCGGCGATCAACGAGCTCAACAGCATCGAGAAGAACATCGTCACCATCGAAGACCCGGTCGAGTACCAGATCGACGTGGTCAACCAGAACGAGGTCAGGGAGCGCATCGGCCTGACCTTCGCCAAGCTGCTCAAGCATGTGCTGCGTCAGGATCCGGATATCGTCCTGGTGGGCGAGATCCGTGACCGGGAAACCGCCGAGATCGCGGTGCAGGCGGCCCTGACTGGCCACCTGGTGCTCTCGACCCTGCACACCAACAACAGTTGCGGCGCAATTACCCGGATGATCGACATGGGCATAGAGCCTTACCTGCTGGCTTCGGCTTTGGTCGGGGTGGTGGCCCAGCGCCTGGTACGGCGCATTTGCAGCCACTGCAAGAGCCAGTATCTGGCGCCGGTGGAACTCTGCAGCCATTACGGTTGGCCGCAGGACGGCACGGTGAAGCTGGCCCGCGGGCGCGGTTGCGAGAAGTGCTACGACTCGGGCTACCGCTCGCGCCTGGGCATTCACGAAATCTTGCCGGCCACCAGCGAACTGCAGCAGCTGATTATCAAGAACCCCAGTCTCGAGAGCCTGCAACAGTACATGCGTGAGCAGCAGATCGCCTCGCTGTTCGAGGATGGCTTGGCGCGGGTCAGGGAGCAGTTGACATCGGTCGAGGAGATCGCCCGAGTGGTCAACAGCTAG
- a CDS encoding PilN domain-containing protein — translation MHDFDLIPQDYRAWLWRRRFVVRMVWLQLLLAALVAAVSLGLGWQSRQMEQRLEALQAQRNISDLQRTQLLELGKVHQQLQQQARFLEGLRSGIAATDLLQAIDRALVDEGVWFMRWSFQRDGSLVEQAAPQAGDTGYFIVVPSQTSPQDSQRQVMQFHTRMSVKGQALDHATLSAFIRRLLEQPQVTDAYLKRTSVRQYTASQVVDFDLEVMVSSKVAG, via the coding sequence ATGCATGATTTCGATCTGATACCCCAGGATTATCGCGCCTGGCTGTGGCGCCGGCGTTTTGTCGTGCGCATGGTCTGGCTGCAGTTGCTGCTGGCCGCCTTGGTGGCGGCGGTGAGCCTGGGGCTGGGTTGGCAGAGCCGGCAGATGGAGCAGCGTCTGGAAGCGCTTCAGGCGCAGCGCAACATCAGCGATCTGCAGCGCACCCAGCTGCTCGAATTGGGCAAGGTCCACCAGCAGTTGCAGCAGCAGGCCCGGTTTCTGGAGGGGCTGCGCAGCGGCATCGCCGCCACGGATTTGCTGCAGGCGATCGATCGGGCTTTGGTGGACGAGGGGGTCTGGTTCATGCGCTGGAGTTTCCAGCGTGATGGCAGCCTGGTGGAACAGGCGGCCCCTCAGGCGGGCGACACCGGCTACTTTATTGTCGTCCCGTCGCAGACCTCGCCACAGGACAGTCAGCGCCAGGTGATGCAGTTCCACACGCGGATGAGCGTCAAGGGCCAGGCATTGGACCATGCGACCCTGTCGGCCTTCATCCGCCGCCTGTTGGAGCAGCCGCAAGTGACCGATGCCTACCTCAAACGCACCAGTGTGCGTCAGTACACAGCCTCGCAGGTGGTGGACTTCGACCTGGAAGTAATGGTCAGCAGCAAGGTGGCCGGATGA